Proteins from one Cryptomeria japonica chromosome 4, Sugi_1.0, whole genome shotgun sequence genomic window:
- the LOC131053568 gene encoding vacuolar iron transporter homolog 3-like — protein MESKQVTKEGEARVAEPSPASENKSVAISMPNEKEEQLKEDKESSNDSQIGQGLRAAVLGANDGLLTTASLMMGVSAVNPKFMILSGLAALIAGACSMAIGEFVSVQTQRDVEISILRKRKINKDGTEAQKPESSPFSERDALPNPLLAACSSALAFSVGAFLPLISAAFIEDYNVRVGVLAGVSSLALFMFGVVGAYFGRASLVKGGLRVLIGGWIAMSVTYGLLKLLQRTEVADDV, from the exons ATGGAATCCAAGCAAGTAACAAAGGAAGGCGAAGCAAGAGTTGCAGAGCCATCACCAGCTTCTGAAAACAAAAGCGTTGCAATTTCAATGCCTAACGAGAAGGAAGAGCAGTTAAAAGAAGATAAAGAGTCTTCAAATGATTCCCAAATCGGGCAGGGGCTTCGTGCCGCCGTATTGGGAGCAAATGACGGGCTGCTCACCACCGCCTCGCTAATGATGGGAGTCAGCGCAGTCAATCCCAAATTTATGATTTTATCGGGGCTTGCAGCCCTCATAGCAGGAGCCTGCAGCATGGCCATTGGAGAATTCGTTTCTGTGCAAACCCAACGGGACGTCGAAATCTCAATCTTGAGaaaaagaaagatcaacaaagatgGAACGGAAGCCCAGAAGCCCGAATCCTCACCATT TAGTGAAAGAGACGCTCTCCCGAATCCTCTTCTGGCGGCTTGCTCATCGGCTCTTGCATTTTCTGTGGGAGCATTTCTTCCTTTGATCTCTGCAGCCTTCATTGAAGATTATAATGTTAGAGTTGGAGTGCTTGCAGGTGTTTCTAGCTTGGCACTTTTTATGTTTGGGGTGGTGGGTGCTTACTTTGGCCGAGCTTCTCTAGTGAAAGGAGGACTCAGAGTGCTCATTGGAGGATGGATTGCCATGTCTGTGACTTATGGATTGTTGAAGCTTCTTCAACGTACTGAAGTGGCAGATGATGTGTAG
- the LOC131053569 gene encoding vacuolar iron transporter homolog 3-like has translation MESKQVTKDGEAGVAEPSPPSENKIVAILMPNEKEEQLKEEEECSHESQIGQGLRAAVLGANDGLLTTASLMMGVGAVNPKVMILSGLAALIAGTCSMAIGEFVSVQTQRDVEISILRKTKINKDGIETQKPESSPLSFSGETQKKVFSFSPKSITSSEKDALPNPLLAACSSALAFSVGAFLPLISAAFIEDYNVRVGVLAGVSSLALFMFGVVGAYFGRASLVKGGLRVLIGGWIAMSVTYGLLKLLQRTEVADDV, from the coding sequence ATGGAATCCAAGCAAGTAACAAAGGATGGCGAAGCAGGAGTTGCAGAGCCATCACCACCTTCTGAAAACAAAATCGTTGCAATTTTAATGCCAAATGAGAAGGAAGAGCAgttaaaagaagaagaagagtgttCACATGAATCCCAAATCGGGCAGGGGCTTCGTGCCGCCGTATTGGGAGCAAACGATGGGCTGCTCACCACAGCCTCGCTAATGATGGGTGTCGGCGCAGTCAATCCTAAAGTTATGATTTTATCGGGGCTTGCAGCCCTGATAGCAGGAACCTGCAGCATGGCCATTGGAGAATTCGTTTCTGTACAAACCCAACGGGATGTCGAAATCTCAATCTTGAGAAAAACAAAGATCAACAAAGATGGAATAGAAACCCAGAAGCCCGAATCCTCACCATTGTCTTTCTCTGGAGAAACCCAAAAGAAAGTTTTTTCTTTTTCTCCAAAGTCCATTACCAGTAGTGAAAAAGACGCTCTCCCGAATCCTCTTCTGGCGGCTTGCTCATCAGCTCTTGCATTTTCTGTGGGAGCATTTCTTCCTTTGATCTCTGCAGCCTTCATTGAGGATTATAATGTTAGAGTTGGAGTGCTTGCAGGTGTTTCTAGCTTGGCACTTTTTATGTTTGGGGTGGTGGGTGCCTACTTTGGCCGAGCTTCTCTAGTGAAAGGAGGACTCAGAGTGCTCATTGGAGGATGGATTGCCATGTCTGTGACTTATGGATTGTTGAAGCTTCTTCAACGTACTGAAGTGGCAGATGATGTGTAG